The genomic window CCACTGGTACTATTCACCTTGTCCTTCAAGATGTACAGGGCCACAGGGTTCTTCCGCTCGTGTTCGCCACTTCGGGGCAAGGTTTCCACTGCGCAAAGGGGAGATTGAGGGAATCACCTGCCTGTCCTGGCTCACTACAGATCCTAGCACTTCCAAACCATTCATTCTAGCTCACAGGTGCTAAACTATGCTCTGACTCCAATCCCCTCTTCTCAAAAGTAGCAGTCATGTCTCTGATATTCCAGGAATGTGACTCAGATGATCACCAATTCTTTCCAAAACggacttttgcttctttttgttttgttttaggccAAATTGCCTGGACTCTtgctcctcccctcaccccacccttaGAATCTCCCTGAACCTAGGGAGATCCAGAAAGACCTAGACAAAGCAGCAGAAATTTCCCTGTATTGTATTACTACTCTGTTGTTCATCTGAGATCAATGGGATTGGGAAGAGAGGCTTCAGCTCCTTGCTCTCACCTTCAGATTTTACGTGGTCATCATTCTGATCCTCATACTCTAGAGAGCCCTGCTTCTCCAGCTTCCTCTTCTTTCTGCAAAACAGTCCAGGAATTCCTTGAGTAAAGCCATAGGGTGGGTGGGAGAAGGGCTAGAAGACCCAAGGCCCTGATGGGCTTAGGATAGGTCTTGGCACAGGAATGATATTTGTGTTGAGCAGTTAGTgaggaagacagaagagtggattaTGAGAACAGGAATATTCTTCATATTCAGCAGAGGTATTTATTATCAAGGAGGTGCTACACTACAGGAAAGCACTGAAAGTAGAGAAACAGAAGGGAATATTAAGGTGAAATCTCTGGCCTAGGATGCAGAATTCAGTAGTTACCCGGATTTTTTGGAGGGTTTCCAACATGCGCAGACTGTCACCAAAGTCACAAGGAGGAAGATGCCTCCTGTAGTCAGGATGATATAAAGGGAGCTTCTCCCTGGAGAAAAGCAGGTGGGGAAATGAGAACTATAATAGCTTGGAGTGGCAAGGAATTAGAGGAAATGTGGTGGAAAGAATTTCTCTGGGAGAGAATTTCATTGTCAGACAATTCCAGAGGACAGCAAAGAAATATGTCTTCACAGTGCTAGTTGATTCAGAGGTGAAGATTGAGACACTTTTTAGACACAGCCaatttggaaatttgttttgcttaactatgtatATTTGCTacaaagttttgtttgttttgtttgtttttgttttttgttttcccagtggagggatagagaaggtagagaaaaatgaatatttgttcatttttaaaaatgaacttttaaaaaagaaatttgatcaTGGAATCATTGGCACCCAGACTAGAATGATACTTGACTATTGCTGTGGGATAGATACCTGCCCTGTTGAGCTCTGAGCTCTTCCAGGAAAAGATACTCACGATACACAGTAAGCTTGATGGGGGCACTTCGGCCTTGGCTAATGGGGTTCTCCACCAAGCAGCTATAGATGTCATCATCTGCCATAAGCACTCGTGTAATGGTGAGCACCTTTTGGTCGGGAGACAGGAGCATCCTTGAGTCATTGCTGAGTGGCTTGCCATCCTTCAGCCAAGTATAGTTGGCTTTGGTACCATTTTCATGGGAACAGTTCAGTATGAAGGCCTCACTGAGCTCCAGGACAGTAGATGAAGCCACCACAACCTGTGGCTTTGAGATGGGAACTGGgcagggaaaagagaggaagactgTGGGTTAAAGACCTGAGAACTTCACAATTCCCACTCTCTGCTCATGATCTACCAGAATTCTTCCTATCATTGAATCTATGACCTGACAGGACCAATCAAAAATAATCTAGTCCATCtaatatcttccttctctcccccttgaTTGAAGCCCTATATCCCTTACCCTTTCTCAGGGCTACTAggctttacattttaaaataattcagtttaaaaaaaaaaaaagaagttttgaCTAGACTCAACCTCAACCACCCAATTTCTAGTCCCTGGCATTTCTTTATGTGGATGGCCTATGTATATTGGATGGACCCACCTGGAAAAATTTCTGAATGGTTCATCTTAGAGCTACTCATTCTGTACTACCACTCAGAAAAGCTCAATATCAATCCCTGACCCTCAGCCCCTAGCCCATCCCTCTTTTCTAGACAGCTTACCATCCACAGTGAGGTTGATGGTCTTTTCTCCAGTGAAAGTATCATCAGTGATGGAAATCTCTACCTCATAGGTACCCTCATCAGATGTCTGAAGATCACTGAGAAGAAGGGAACCATTCTCAAAGAGCCGGATTCGGTCACGGTAGTCAGGCCTCAGGGTGCCAATGACTTCAGTGCCAATGGATTGTACCACTGTCACTGGTTTGTCCCTCTTCAGCTGCCACTTAACTACCGGTTTGTCACTGCTGGTACTACTGTACTGCACAGAAAGCAGAGCTGACTTCCCCACAGTGCCATGGATCAGACGTACTGGGCTTGTGATATTCACCCCTTCCAGCGAGCCTAGGAAGAGGTATCCAGGAGGAAAGGGGACAGTGTCAGCCCTTCCACAGGAAGGAAAGTATTTTTCCTCACTTCATTCCTACTACCCATCACTCTTGTCTCTCCTTAGTTACTCTGGCCCCTTTACTCCCCTATCTTTTTAGGTTGTACATCTCTTTGCTAGCCacctttttgtctttcttactGTCCTCTTACCCCCAACTCCcttgtttttaagttttggaagTATAATAAAATCAGTACTGCCAATCAACCTATTTGCCTGTGAGTTTACTCAGCATCCCTATAACTTTCCAGACCAAGATGCTCCTTTTCAATTATCACTCTCCTTTATGGGTTGTCTGCCTTTATTAGAAAATAAGCTACTTTGAGGGCAAAGACCATTTTCATTGTTGTACTTGTATCACTAGCTGCAATTCAGTGCCTGACACTGTATTagatgttttttattatttattaatgaatgcttttaaattcattcattcatttttatccttGCTATCCCCATTTCCAAGTTAAATGTAACTTTTTGATACTATTTCCTCTACCATTTTCTTCATCCTTAGGTACcagtgttttcttcctttttttcccctgtctCATTGCCTTCAGTATAGCTttcatcttcctcctttttttttttatattacatatagcTATTCTTCTGATCCCTTGGCTCTTTGCCTTGCTCAGCTCCATCTTCTTGACCAAATTCTAGCTAATTCACACCTCAGGTCCTCTAAAGGTATAGTGTGAAATTTCCATCCTCACCACACTTCCAGTGGCTCCCAGGAGACAAAGGAGATCATGAAGAAGTTCCTTATTCCAGGAAAGCAGGATTTCTTTCCTCTTAATGGAACATGTTACCCAATAAGCTCAGGGGACCCCACAGCCAATGGAAGGTGGTACTATCATTCACTTGTGGGTACCTGGCTCTTTCTCCAAAGGTCATGCTGAGAACAAAGGACAGCATAGATTGGCTGCCCCCTGCCTCTTTTAATGCCAAATTCAGATACAGAAATCATCTTCCCAATTCATGTAGGCATCAGTGGAATCTTCTACCCCTTCCTGTTAAGCCCCTCTGTTAGGAAACTATTTCAGATTTCAAGATAGTAGAAGAGCATCCttttatcccccaaattctcctcTCAGTTAGTATCTGAAATTTCACAATTAGGGATTCATTCCTTTACCATAAGCCAAAGGAATTGTGTTTTCagttaaaaatgcaaatattggtgtgtgtatgcatgtgagTGATTCCATTTGCATTTCATTATTAAGTTTATCATATTCTTTCCTAACTGATGGTTTTGATTTGTGGGGTGGAGAATGTTGAAGGACATGGGGATGGTAGAAAGAACATAGAGGCATACGGTACCTGAAAGAAGAAGAGTattagggggaaaaggaaaataaaggtagTCTAAGATCTAAGCAATCAAGCTTCATCATTATGCCTGGGTTTCCCCTACCATCCAACCTGTAtttcaataggaatagaaagaaaccAACAAACAACAAACTGGTTGAGGGTCTGTAACCTATACCCAGCCACtagctagctttgtgaccttattaaattatttacatttttgagaccttagtttgctcatctgtaaaatgagtgagttagattagaattaaataaatgtttaacaaatatttattgggtgTCCACTGTAAGGAGAGAGAAGACACACATTCCTACTTTCACCCAGCTTACTGTCTAGTAGGAAAATATGATGCAAATGTAAATAACTATAGTACAAAATCACATATGATAAATGCATTAGGTAGGTGAAAACAAAGTGTACTGAAGGTGGAAAAATCATTATTGAGTAGGGGAAGGATGGGGAAAGTTAGAGATCCTGAAAGAACTGCCATATGAATCacaaatcacagaattttgaaTATAGAAAGCAATCACCTGTCATCCAATCTGTCCATATTATAGCATCCTTAACAAGTACTTATCCAatttctgcttgaagacttctaaggagagagaaagttccACCATCTCTCAGTACAACCTGGCCCACTTCTGAACAGTTCTAATTATtgggagagtttccccctgatgTTAAGCTTAAATTTGCTTCTTGAAATTTCTAACCCTTGCTTATAGTCTCGCTTTCTGGTGCCAAACAGAACACGTCTAACCTCTCTTTCACATGACAAC from Monodelphis domestica isolate mMonDom1 chromosome 4, mMonDom1.pri, whole genome shotgun sequence includes these protein-coding regions:
- the HEPACAM gene encoding hepatic and glial cell adhesion molecule yields the protein MKRERGALFRRSSAPSLTPFVCLLLIQTGSLEGVNITSPVRLIHGTVGKSALLSVQYSSTSSDKPVVKWQLKRDKPVTVVQSIGTEVIGTLRPDYRDRIRLFENGSLLLSDLQTSDEGTYEVEISITDDTFTGEKTINLTVDVPISKPQVVVASSTVLELSEAFILNCSHENGTKANYTWLKDGKPLSNDSRMLLSPDQKVLTITRVLMADDDIYSCLVENPISQGRSAPIKLTVYRRSSLYIILTTGGIFLLVTLVTVCACWKPSKKSGKKRKLEKQGSLEYEDQNDDHVKSEVETLPRSGEHERKNPVALYILKDKDPPEGEESSAPDPRSATEQSPPGYTISSAAPGRSPGLPIRSARRYPRSPARSPATSRTHTSPSRSPSSPGRSRSSTRTLRTAGVHMIREQEEAGAVEISA